In Thermoanaerobaculia bacterium, one genomic interval encodes:
- a CDS encoding zinc-ribbon domain containing protein → MNQFTDKNLTCVDCGATFLFSADDQEFYARKGFTNEPKRCKVCRDKRKTAGGDSRERTLYTVTCDACGKQTQVPFNPTNGKPVYCRDCYQSRRQPQSQAY, encoded by the coding sequence ATGAACCAGTTTACGGACAAGAACCTCACGTGCGTGGATTGCGGCGCGACGTTCCTTTTCTCGGCCGACGATCAGGAGTTTTACGCCCGCAAGGGTTTCACCAACGAGCCGAAGCGCTGCAAGGTTTGCCGCGACAAGCGCAAGACCGCCGGAGGGGACTCCCGCGAGCGCACGCTTTACACGGTCACGTGCGACGCGTGCGGAAAGCAGACCCAGGTGCCTTTCAACCCGACCAACGGGAAGCCGGTCTACTGCCGCGACTGCTACCAGTCGCGCCGTCAGCCGCAATCGCAGGCCTACTGA
- a CDS encoding thiazole synthase: protein MTAAAAPAAETGTREDVFRLGGREFRSRLIVGTGKYSSFPLMREALEASGSEIVTVAVRRVNLTDRTKESLLDWLPKEMTLLPNTAGCYTADDAIRTARLARELGLSEWVKLEVLGDEQTLFPDNDELLKATRTLVAEGFTVFPYTSDDPIVCRKLEDAGAAAVMPLGAPIGSGLGLQNPNNISIILERASVPVIVDAGVGTASDACIAMELGVAAVLMNTGIAGASDPVRMARAMREAVSAGREAFRAGRIPKKRYATASSPIEGVPGK from the coding sequence ATGACCGCGGCCGCGGCGCCCGCCGCCGAAACAGGGACCCGGGAAGACGTATTTCGCCTGGGCGGCCGCGAGTTCCGGTCGCGTCTCATCGTGGGGACGGGCAAGTACTCGTCGTTCCCGCTGATGAGGGAGGCGCTCGAGGCGTCGGGCTCGGAGATCGTGACGGTCGCCGTCCGGCGGGTGAACCTGACGGATCGCACGAAGGAGTCGCTCCTCGACTGGCTGCCGAAGGAAATGACGCTCCTTCCGAACACCGCCGGCTGCTACACGGCCGACGACGCGATCCGTACCGCGCGGCTCGCGCGCGAGCTCGGCCTCTCCGAATGGGTCAAGCTCGAAGTCCTGGGCGACGAACAGACCCTTTTTCCGGACAACGACGAGCTGCTCAAGGCGACCCGCACGCTCGTCGCGGAAGGATTCACCGTCTTCCCCTACACATCCGACGATCCGATCGTCTGCCGGAAGCTCGAGGATGCGGGCGCGGCGGCGGTCATGCCGTTGGGAGCGCCGATCGGTTCCGGGCTGGGCCTGCAGAATCCGAACAACATCTCGATCATCCTCGAGCGGGCGTCCGTTCCCGTGATCGTCGACGCGGGAGTCGGGACCGCCTCGGACGCGTGCATCGCGATGGAGCTCGGCGTCGCCGCGGTCCTCATGAACACCGGAATTGCCGGGGCCTCCGATCCGGTGCGGATGGCGCGCGCGATGCGCGAGGCCGTTTCCGCCGGCCGCGAAGCGTTCCGGGCGGGAAGGATTCCGAAGAAGCGATACGCGACGGCTTCGTCGCCGATCGAGGGCGTTCCGGGTAAGTAG